Proteins encoded by one window of Desulfurococcus sp.:
- a CDS encoding C/D box methylation guide ribonucleoprotein complex aNOP56 subunit (functions along with aFIB and aL7a; guides 2'-O-methylation of ribose to specific sites in RNAs), with translation MGKAYIVESVIGVLALDDNGSLIAYSRAPVNLDENVEYLLSVERGEETPQHVEVLAKLKELNINSVVVEAVSTAKIASAHGLTPEVNPGAPVFVKTRSEIPEIAVREGFAGSVEEFFEKLHSIMLECTRRKLRREAQKRDLLAVQSIRAIDDIDKTINLYVARLREWYSVHFPELDELIEDHPEYARLVYELGHRSNYTVENLTRLGYSSEKASKISEAAKNSIGADLSDFDINYIKVLAGIILDLYRLRGTLDEYIEAVMKEVAPNITALVGAKLGARLLSLAGGLEELAKLPASTIQVLGAEKALFRALRTGGKPPKHGVIFQHPYIHKSPRWQRGKIARALATKLSIAAKVDQFSGRFVGDKLVKEFEERVEEIRKLYPRPPPRREEERTRPARAGRKRGGREGR, from the coding sequence ATGGGTAAAGCCTACATAGTTGAGAGTGTTATAGGGGTTTTAGCTCTCGATGATAACGGCTCGCTGATAGCTTACTCTAGGGCCCCCGTGAACCTAGATGAAAACGTAGAGTACCTGTTAAGCGTTGAGAGAGGAGAGGAGACACCTCAGCACGTAGAAGTGCTAGCTAAGCTGAAAGAACTGAATATTAACAGCGTGGTTGTCGAGGCGGTATCAACAGCTAAAATAGCTTCAGCCCACGGCTTAACCCCTGAAGTGAACCCTGGCGCACCAGTATTCGTTAAGACGAGAAGTGAGATCCCGGAGATAGCTGTTAGAGAAGGGTTTGCTGGAAGCGTAGAAGAATTCTTCGAGAAGCTTCACAGCATAATGCTTGAATGCACTAGGAGAAAGCTTAGAAGAGAGGCTCAGAAAAGGGATCTACTAGCGGTTCAATCCATTAGGGCAATCGACGATATAGATAAAACCATAAACCTCTATGTTGCGAGACTCAGGGAGTGGTATAGTGTACACTTCCCTGAGCTTGACGAGCTGATAGAAGACCACCCGGAGTACGCTAGATTAGTATACGAGCTCGGACACCGCTCTAACTACACTGTTGAAAACCTTACTAGGCTAGGGTACAGTAGTGAGAAGGCATCTAAGATCAGCGAGGCTGCTAAGAACAGTATAGGTGCAGACTTAAGCGACTTCGATATAAACTACATTAAGGTGCTGGCTGGAATAATACTAGACCTCTACCGCTTAAGAGGAACCCTCGACGAGTACATAGAGGCAGTGATGAAGGAGGTTGCACCAAATATAACAGCTCTTGTAGGAGCAAAGCTAGGCGCCAGGCTGCTAAGCCTGGCTGGCGGGCTAGAAGAGCTTGCAAAACTTCCTGCAAGCACGATACAGGTTCTTGGAGCAGAGAAAGCATTATTTAGAGCTTTAAGAACAGGAGGCAAGCCACCTAAACACGGAGTAATCTTCCAGCACCCCTACATTCATAAGAGCCCGAGATGGCAGAGAGGAAAGATAGCTAGAGCACTGGCAACAAAGCTCTCAATAGCTGCTAAAGTAGACCAGTTTAGCGGTAGATTCGTCGGCGATAAACTCGTGAAGGAGTTCGAGGAGAGAGTAGAAGAGATTAGAAAACTTTATCCTAGACCACCACCTAGAAGAGAAGAGGAGCGTACCAGGCCTGCTCGTGCAGGCCGTAAGCGTGGAGGTAGAGAGGGAAGGTGA
- the gatD gene encoding Glu-tRNA(Gln) amidotransferase subunit GatD, with product MELYYGYTGIAARMLKSINAEPGDKVTIVLKDGSFFTGVLMPRQALYAERPILVIKLENGYNIGLNVNEVSELKLVAKKQEHHRRTEEKSRVGGLPRVSLVNTGGTIASRVDYETGGVTPALTAEDILEWMPELEDIAVFDVKEVMKVFSEDIEPRHWELISSEVYKEIMNGVAGVIVTHGTDTMSYSASAVAFSIIGKPVPVVFVGSQRSSDRPSSDSAFNLKAAFITAVKAPFAESVIVMHGESSDSYALAHRGVKARKMHTSRRDAFQSINDKPIAKIYPDTGEVKITGRIVEYRGVAKNTELKNKFDDRVALVKMYPGLQPEIIEYLVDKGFHGIVLEGSGLGHIANKLIPTVERAVENGIPVVMTSQCLFGRVNLNVYSTGRRLLEAGVIPASDMLPETAYVKLSWILGSISRDLSDVRRILLTNIAGEINERHTLDLYPRWNHE from the coding sequence GTGGAGCTCTACTACGGCTATACTGGTATCGCCGCGAGAATGCTTAAGAGTATTAACGCGGAGCCAGGTGACAAGGTGACCATAGTCCTAAAGGATGGCTCGTTTTTCACCGGCGTGCTAATGCCACGTCAAGCATTGTATGCTGAGAGACCTATACTAGTGATCAAGTTGGAGAACGGCTATAATATTGGATTAAACGTTAACGAGGTAAGCGAGTTAAAGCTGGTAGCAAAGAAACAGGAGCATCATCGACGCACTGAGGAGAAGAGTAGGGTAGGCGGACTACCGCGCGTATCACTAGTTAACACTGGTGGGACAATAGCTTCAAGAGTAGACTATGAAACCGGAGGGGTCACCCCCGCGCTTACAGCAGAGGATATACTTGAATGGATGCCTGAACTCGAAGACATAGCAGTCTTCGATGTTAAGGAGGTAATGAAGGTGTTCAGCGAGGATATAGAGCCACGCCACTGGGAGCTAATCTCAAGCGAGGTATACAAGGAGATAATGAATGGGGTAGCAGGTGTTATTGTAACACATGGAACAGACACAATGTCGTACTCAGCGTCAGCTGTAGCATTCTCAATCATCGGTAAACCTGTTCCAGTAGTCTTCGTGGGCTCCCAGAGAAGTAGCGACAGGCCTAGCAGCGATTCAGCATTCAACTTGAAGGCAGCCTTCATAACAGCTGTTAAAGCCCCATTCGCTGAATCCGTTATAGTAATGCATGGAGAATCCTCCGACTCCTACGCGCTAGCTCACAGGGGGGTTAAAGCGAGGAAAATGCATACGAGTAGGAGAGATGCCTTTCAGTCAATTAATGATAAGCCGATCGCCAAAATATATCCTGATACAGGCGAGGTCAAGATTACCGGCAGGATAGTAGAGTACAGGGGGGTGGCGAAGAATACTGAGCTGAAGAACAAGTTCGATGATAGAGTAGCCCTCGTGAAGATGTATCCGGGGCTGCAACCCGAGATCATCGAGTACCTTGTAGACAAGGGGTTCCACGGCATAGTGTTAGAGGGGAGCGGGCTCGGCCACATAGCTAACAAGCTGATCCCGACTGTAGAAAGAGCTGTTGAAAACGGGATACCAGTTGTAATGACAAGCCAATGCTTATTCGGTAGAGTAAACCTTAACGTCTACAGTACTGGGAGGAGGCTGCTGGAGGCTGGGGTAATACCAGCCTCAGACATGCTTCCTGAAACAGCTTATGTGAAGCTCTCATGGATCCTAGGTAGTATTTCAAGAGACTTAAGTGATGTCAGGAGGATTCTTCTAACCAATATTGCCGGCGAGATCAATGAGAGGCATACACTAGACCTCTATCCAAGGTGGAATCATGAGTAG
- a CDS encoding aminotransferase class I/II-fold pyridoxal phosphate-dependent enzyme has translation MVLAKQWVREYYKAKLAELIERGEIWEIKRLATPAGPRAVVEGREVVVLASNNYLNLANDPRLKQAAIEAMEKYGWGPGAVWAIAGYHEILDALHKKVAEFKGTEAALVFPTGFAANAGSIPALVEQGDLILSDELNHGSIIDGIRLSRADKMIYKHCDAGDLEDKLRQAQGKYRKILIVTDGVFSMDGDTAPLKDIVKLAREYNAIVYVDDAHGEGVLGEGRGTPAHYGVEGDVDIHMGTFSKALGSTGGMIGSDYEIVEYIRNRARTWLLSTGYPPAVAAANLKALEIVMSSEGKERIRRLWDNREYFKRELDSMGFNTGRSETPIIPVIVGDTKKTRELAKALFDEGVFVVPIVYPMVPRGTERIRNQVSAGHTREDLEKALAAYEKHGRKLGII, from the coding sequence GTGGTCTTGGCTAAGCAGTGGGTTAGAGAGTACTATAAGGCTAAGCTCGCTGAGCTGATTGAGCGAGGCGAGATATGGGAGATCAAGAGGCTGGCGACTCCAGCAGGCCCTAGAGCAGTAGTAGAGGGGAGAGAGGTTGTAGTATTAGCATCTAACAACTACTTGAATCTAGCAAACGACCCTAGATTAAAGCAGGCTGCAATCGAAGCCATGGAGAAGTATGGATGGGGGCCTGGTGCAGTCTGGGCTATAGCAGGCTATCATGAGATACTCGATGCACTCCACAAGAAGGTTGCTGAATTCAAGGGGACTGAAGCAGCCTTAGTCTTCCCCACGGGCTTTGCAGCTAACGCTGGCAGTATACCAGCGCTAGTTGAGCAAGGCGACCTCATACTATCCGATGAATTAAACCATGGCAGCATAATCGACGGCATAAGGCTCTCAAGAGCCGACAAGATGATCTACAAGCATTGCGATGCAGGTGACCTAGAGGACAAGTTGAGGCAGGCTCAAGGTAAATACAGGAAAATCCTTATTGTGACAGATGGAGTCTTCTCGATGGACGGGGATACCGCGCCTCTAAAGGATATCGTTAAGCTTGCAAGAGAGTACAATGCAATCGTGTACGTTGACGATGCACACGGTGAAGGAGTGCTCGGAGAGGGCCGTGGAACCCCAGCACACTACGGTGTTGAAGGAGACGTAGACATACACATGGGGACTTTCTCGAAGGCTCTAGGCTCTACTGGCGGCATGATTGGATCAGACTACGAGATCGTAGAGTACATTAGAAACAGAGCTAGAACATGGCTTCTAAGCACAGGGTACCCGCCGGCTGTTGCTGCAGCTAACCTGAAAGCCCTTGAGATAGTGATGAGTAGTGAGGGAAAAGAGAGGATTAGGAGACTCTGGGATAACAGAGAGTACTTTAAGAGAGAGCTGGATAGCATGGGCTTTAATACTGGTAGGAGTGAGACGCCGATAATACCAGTTATAGTAGGCGATACAAAGAAAACACGTGAGCTAGCTAAAGCTCTCTTCGATGAAGGAGTATTCGTCGTGCCGATAGTGTATCCAATGGTACCTAGAGGCACAGAGAGAATCAGAAACCAGGTTAGCGCTGGGCACACCCGGGAGGACCTGGAGAAAGCTCTCGCAGCATACGAGAAGCACGGGAGAAAACTCGGCATAATCTAG
- the gatE gene encoding Glu-tRNA(Gln) amidotransferase subunit GatE: MSRVNYSDIGLKVGLEIHVQLNTSEKLFCRCPAVLSDTGIMLISRYLRPAKSETGEVDPAALLEWRKSKRYEYEAPLSSSCLVEADEEPPHEMNREALTVAIAVARAMNMRIVDEIHVMRKIVIDGSNVSGFQRTALIAVKGYISDGDERIGIETLCLEEDAARKIEESEDTVKYRIDRLGIPLIEVSTAPDIRDPEQAMRVALRIGQLIRLTGKAKRGLGSIRQDLNVSIKGGAKIEIKGVQHLYLIPRIIEYEVQRQLKLLEIRDELLRRGVKPEDIEEKIIDVTEIFKNTSSKIIRKAISTPGGGVYALTLPGFKGLLGVEVQPGRRFGTELADYARVWGGVGGIFHTDELPGYGITEDEVKKLYGALGASPERDAIVIVADTAIKAREALKAVYERAKLALIGVPEETRASNPDGTTKYMRPRPGSARMYPETDIPPILVTSEIIEEASRLIPEPPEVKLKRLVEEHGLSVELARAVLNDIRLNLYEELVEKYREKLPPSLIASTLINTIPSLRREGVPIENIDDDDIEETLDLVAKGIIAKEAIPLVLSSVARNPERKVGDVVKELGLTRLGLQELDQLIDEAIARNIEKIKARWEKAFQIVMSEVMKVARGKIDGSVVAEKVREKLKSLIEGHSNSRSQQ, from the coding sequence ATGAGTAGAGTAAACTATAGTGATATAGGCTTGAAGGTAGGCCTTGAAATCCACGTTCAGCTTAATACATCCGAGAAACTCTTCTGCAGGTGTCCAGCGGTCCTGAGTGATACAGGCATCATGCTGATATCAAGGTATCTAAGGCCTGCTAAAAGCGAGACTGGTGAAGTCGATCCTGCAGCACTCCTCGAGTGGAGGAAGAGCAAGAGGTACGAGTACGAGGCTCCATTATCTTCATCATGTCTTGTAGAAGCCGACGAAGAACCTCCTCACGAGATGAATAGAGAGGCACTTACAGTTGCTATAGCAGTAGCCCGTGCAATGAACATGAGGATAGTTGACGAGATCCACGTGATGAGGAAGATCGTTATAGATGGAAGCAACGTCAGCGGTTTTCAGCGTACTGCACTAATAGCTGTTAAAGGCTATATCAGTGATGGAGATGAAAGAATAGGTATTGAAACACTATGCCTCGAGGAAGATGCAGCGAGAAAAATTGAAGAGAGCGAGGATACAGTAAAATACCGTATTGATAGGCTTGGAATACCGCTTATAGAGGTTTCAACTGCACCAGATATACGGGATCCCGAGCAAGCTATGCGTGTAGCACTAAGAATCGGCCAGCTGATCAGGCTAACAGGTAAAGCTAAACGCGGCCTCGGCTCGATAAGACAAGACCTCAACGTGAGCATTAAAGGTGGAGCTAAAATTGAGATTAAAGGCGTCCAGCACCTCTACTTGATCCCAAGGATCATTGAGTACGAGGTTCAAAGACAGCTTAAGCTACTGGAGATCCGTGATGAATTATTAAGGCGTGGCGTGAAACCAGAGGATATCGAGGAGAAGATCATCGATGTAACAGAGATCTTCAAGAATACATCCTCGAAGATTATCAGGAAGGCTATTTCAACACCCGGGGGCGGTGTTTACGCGCTTACACTACCAGGATTCAAAGGACTACTTGGAGTAGAAGTCCAGCCGGGCAGGAGGTTTGGGACAGAGCTAGCAGACTACGCTAGGGTCTGGGGAGGCGTGGGAGGAATATTCCATACAGATGAGCTACCAGGCTACGGGATAACAGAGGATGAAGTTAAAAAGCTGTACGGAGCACTAGGGGCATCACCTGAAAGAGATGCAATAGTGATCGTCGCTGACACCGCTATTAAAGCTCGTGAGGCTCTCAAGGCTGTCTACGAGAGGGCTAAACTAGCTCTCATAGGAGTACCCGAGGAAACCCGTGCATCAAACCCTGATGGTACAACAAAGTACATGCGTCCCCGTCCAGGCTCAGCTAGAATGTACCCTGAAACTGATATTCCTCCAATACTTGTAACCTCTGAGATCATAGAGGAAGCGTCTAGATTAATACCCGAGCCCCCTGAAGTTAAGCTTAAGAGGCTTGTTGAGGAGCACGGTTTAAGCGTGGAGCTTGCTAGAGCTGTTTTAAATGATATTAGATTAAACCTCTACGAGGAGCTTGTGGAGAAGTACAGGGAGAAACTGCCTCCATCTCTTATAGCCTCCACACTAATTAATACTATTCCATCATTAAGACGGGAGGGGGTGCCAATAGAGAACATAGATGACGATGACATCGAGGAAACCCTGGATCTCGTTGCTAAAGGCATTATAGCTAAGGAGGCTATACCTCTTGTTCTATCTAGTGTTGCGAGAAACCCTGAGAGAAAGGTAGGCGATGTTGTAAAAGAGCTGGGGTTAACAAGGCTCGGGCTACAGGAACTCGACCAGTTGATTGATGAAGCTATAGCCAGGAATATCGAGAAGATAAAAGCTAGGTGGGAGAAGGCTTTCCAGATAGTTATGAGTGAAGTCATGAAGGTAGCTAGAGGGAAAATAGATGGCTCAGTAGTGGCTGAAAAAGTAAGAGAGAAACTAAAGAGTTTAATAGAGGGTCATAGTAATTCTAGATCCCAGCAATGA
- a CDS encoding 30S ribosomal protein S30e, whose protein sequence is MPSHGSLTKAGKVRSQTPKIPPKPKKNKPPRVRNRWEYTRRVEAAAKEAA, encoded by the coding sequence ATGCCGAGCCACGGATCACTAACAAAGGCTGGTAAAGTTAGAAGCCAGACACCTAAAATCCCACCTAAACCCAAGAAGAATAAGCCACCTAGAGTAAGAAATAGATGGGAGTACACTAGGAGAGTAGAAGCAGCTGCGAAGGAGGCAGCCTAA
- a CDS encoding NAD-dependent epimerase/dehydratase family protein has translation MTKILVIGATGQIGAALVPELRRRYGKDNVIAGYHSRKPEQPELLDGPLEQVDVTSREQLERVIGKLDVSVVYHLAAILSARGEKDPMLAWRVNMDGLINVLEAAREYGLRVFWPSSIAVYGPSAPRDHAPQFTVIDPTTMYGITKYTGELLARYYALKFNVDVRGVRYPGLISSEALPGGGTTDYAVEMFYYALKGERYKCYLRPDTMLPMMYMPDAVKAAIQLMEADRSRLKLMVGYNIAAFSFTPEQLASEIRKYIPGFQVDYEPDYRQSIADSWPRSIDDSIAREEWGWRPEWSFEAMVKDMLVKLSRRLGVTPPI, from the coding sequence TTGACAAAGATACTAGTGATAGGTGCCACAGGACAGATCGGTGCAGCTCTAGTACCAGAATTAAGAAGGAGGTATGGGAAAGACAACGTTATAGCTGGCTACCACTCAAGGAAGCCTGAGCAGCCTGAACTCCTAGACGGCCCTCTAGAGCAAGTGGATGTAACTAGTAGAGAGCAGCTTGAAAGAGTTATTGGAAAGCTTGATGTAAGCGTGGTCTACCATCTTGCTGCTATACTCTCAGCGAGAGGCGAGAAGGACCCCATGCTAGCCTGGAGAGTGAACATGGATGGATTAATCAACGTACTTGAAGCCGCAAGAGAGTACGGGCTTAGAGTATTCTGGCCGAGCTCTATAGCAGTATACGGGCCTAGTGCTCCCAGAGACCATGCCCCCCAGTTTACCGTGATAGATCCTACAACAATGTACGGGATCACGAAGTACACTGGTGAACTACTCGCTAGATACTACGCTTTAAAGTTTAACGTGGATGTAAGAGGTGTTAGATACCCCGGCTTAATAAGCAGTGAAGCTCTTCCAGGGGGAGGCACCACCGACTACGCTGTTGAAATGTTCTACTATGCTCTAAAAGGAGAGAGATATAAGTGCTATCTTAGACCGGATACCATGCTCCCCATGATGTACATGCCGGATGCTGTAAAAGCCGCAATACAGTTGATGGAGGCTGATAGATCCAGGCTTAAACTCATGGTTGGATACAATATTGCAGCTTTCAGCTTCACTCCAGAGCAGCTTGCCAGCGAGATCAGAAAGTATATACCGGGCTTCCAAGTAGACTACGAGCCTGACTACAGGCAGAGCATAGCTGACTCCTGGCCTCGATCAATAGATGACTCTATAGCGAGAGAGGAGTGGGGCTGGAGGCCTGAGTGGAGTTTTGAAGCCATGGTGAAAGACATGCTTGTAAAACTAAGCAGGAGACTCGGTGTGACTCCCCCTATATAA